TCAGCACTGGGGAGGAGCTCGAACCTGCCTCGGCCTCGCACTGACTCAGAGAGGAACTTACAAACTCAAACAGAGCTCTGAGGTCCGGGACTGgggacctacacacacatttaattaagCACAATAAGTAAACgagggagtgtgagtgtgtgtgtgtgtgtgtgtgtgtgtgagtgagagagagacctgaGATAATCAAACAGCTGCGCTACTTCATCACTGCTCTCACTGAGCATCACGGCAGCCGAGGCCTTCAGAGCTTCTACAAACACCAGCTGACCTTTTTCTTTCGCCTGCACCAGATTTATTCCCTGtaacacacacgtatgtatatatatgtgtgtgtgtgtgtgtgtgtgtgtgtgtattatacacaaattatcaataaaaataaaatactgctgTACATGAAGCTCTTTACTGCTCTGCTGTAGAAATGTTGCTGATATGTTTGATTACATTTTACAATGTTTTTATCAACCTAAAAAttcaatgacattaaaaaagCGGTGAATAAAGTGAACTCTCGACTCACCAGTCTTTGAGCCACAGCGCTGTAGTGACTGAACGACTGCACCAGGCCAATAAAACACACTTTACAGCCAGCTgaacaaaagtaaacacaacacaagaacACAATGTTCCTGTTTATCTGAGCATTTTATACTAAATAAGTTATTTACACTTCATCACTATTAAGGGTTAAATAAAGGTCAAAGGAAgatgacacacaacacaactacacaacaatCTCACAAATAACTAAcaccacaaacaaaataaaactacaataaaaacaccacacacacacacatacacacacacacacacacacacacaaactcacaaacattTTTACTTCTTATTATAGGTTGTTATTTTAGATCTGGATTCTTACCCTTCAGATAAAAGCTGAGGTAATGATGGATGAGGAACGAAGCGTCTGCCTTCCTGTCTGACAGCAGGATGAAgctcctctacacacacacacacacacacacacacacacacacacacacacacacctcaattATAATTTACTGCAGTTACTCAGGATTATCCACAAATAAAGGAGTTACTTTACCTGTGTGACGTCATCAGGGCTGGTGTTCAGAATGTTGTTCAGCTCTgcaaacatttctctctctcccgcacttacatatacatatatatacacacacacacacacacacacacacacacacacacacacacacacacacacacacacacaaacctgataaataacacacacatacacaagataaatataatctctctctctctctctctctcacacacacacacacacacacacacacacacacacacacacacacacacacacacacacacacacacacacacacacacactcctgataaatgtaaatctcacacacaataaatacacacacacacctgataaaTACCCACACgtgataaatatatacacacacacacacggaactcAATTAGCGATaaaaacacatacatgtaattTATGTCGATAATCGTGTTGTACCTGAATAAACGTGGACTTTAAAGTcagtttataaataaagcaaaatataaataaagtgcagtTAATTTTCGTCACTCTTCTTCTGCGTTATTATTTCTCATTGCTGCACACGCTGCCATCTGTAGGTCATTCCAGAAACTGCAGCTTTAAAACTAACCAAAGCCCTGAGCTCAGAATTGATGGTCTGgtgataatatttatatataaaactctgACAATTGTGCAGATGTCGAATCATCATACACTAGCCTTAGTAAACATAGTTAAACCCTGTAGTCTGGTGTTAAATGTAGGTATAAATCGGATTTATCATCATTCCAGTGATCGTTTACTTCACctgagggggggcacggtggcttagtggttagcacgttcacctcagacttccagggtcgggggttcgattcccacttccaccgtgtgtgtgtgtgtgtgtgtggagtttgcatgttctccccgtgcctcgggggtttcctccgggtactccggtttcctcccccggtccaaagacatgcatggtaggttgattggcatctctggaaaattgtccgtagtgtgtgtgtgtgtgtgtgccctgtgatgggttggcactccgtccagggtgtatcctgcctcgatgcccaatgacgcctgagataggcacaggctccccgtgacccgagaagttcggataagcggtagaagatgaatgaatgaatgaatgaatgaatgaataaacttcATCCGAATGACTGCACTGATTTACAAACAGACACCAGAGTTCATCCTCGTGCtcctttaataaaatatatacaacgCATTAGACAAAGTGATGTTTGAGGGTTTGGCATCAAAACTAGCTGAATGCAGGATTTGGCCAGGAATCTTCAGTCATATCACTTGACCTGTAAGTGCACACTTTCTGCTCAGAGAAGCTACTgccaaaaaagagaaaaacaaaaaacagtacaaCACAGAGCCGTGATCATAATATCATCCGCTACTGCTTTACATTCTCTGATAAGGCAGATACAAGACGGCGGTTTTCAGATCGTACGCTTCTTTCCTCCCCGGTTTAAGGCAGACGATCCGTTCGACTCGGACGTTAAGAAGCTACACAAACTCCTCCGTGTGCTAATTCAGATCGCAAAGGAAAATGAACGGTATGTAAATAAATCTAGCTAACGAATAATGCAGTGAAAAACATGTCGCCGTGTACGACGGCGCACGGCATTATGTCATTTACACAGATGTTGTGAAGGCACAGCGATCACGGAGACGACACAAAACTGTCACCACGACGATGTTTTCATCAGAGGTGCTAGTTATGATATCCGAgacaatattttataatattatactaaAGTTACactttaaaagtatttaaacgTTAACCGAACTTCAACCCTACTGAAAAATGTCAGTACAACacgttcaaataaaaataaacttcgTTTGGTAATTTATCATGACAAACAGTTCAGATTCGCACGTCTACCTTTGACCAGGTCTCGGACTACGTGACAAGGGCAACGTGAGGGATGTGGAAGCCTAGTGGTgaaggtgttagactactgaccagaaggacatgagtttgaatcccaggtgcACCGAGATGCCAATgcagggcccttgagcaaggcccttaaccctcaatcgtataaattgaaataaatcgTAAGAATCTTTGAACGCGTGTCtgttaaatgtcagaaatgtaaatgtacataaaaatccatttaaaacaacaaaaaacccagTAAGTTTCACAAagtattcaaaaataaaaaggtccaaattaaagaaaacattaaaccGTTAATTAAACCATTAAACCGTCTCCTGGGGGTCTGCGCACATCTGTACATGCTCCAGTCCTGCAGTTAAATGAGTCTGTGTCactatttttaaaatagatAAAAGCCATTAAATAAAAACGACAGCATTCCGTCACTCAACCGTAGCGTCACTTTGCTAACGTAGCTTTATTAGCATCACGCTAGCTGTTAGCAGGTTAGCAGCTAATATGACTAAAGCGAGTGTGAGGTGTAGGTTGCTGTAATAAAGCGGTGATTAGACGCTAAGTGTTCGCTCGTGTGATACGAAATCAACCAGAAAGCAACAAAAGGCCAAACATGAAAAGAACTTTTAGTGTTCAAAGTTAAACACGTGAATCTGACGCTCGTGTTGAGGTGAAACGATGACGCGTTAAAATTCGACACCTCGATAAAGGATAAAGACGCCGGTTGTTTTTATTCAGTCAAAATTTTcacttgttatttattttatcgtAATTGGCTCTTATTTTTTATCTGGTTCGTCGCTAACTAATAAGAAGTTAATGACGTTAAGTGATCTAACATTAGGCGATGACTTAATGTCATTATCTTATATTCATTAGCGAGAGAAAATGGGCGTGGCTTCCAGCTGgttcattaatattaatcatgTCCATCggtttgtgtgtcattttcgCAAGAAGGTAAAGAGACTTGGCGTATTTTTGAGCGACGCAGttcgccgtgtgtgtgtgtgtgtgtgtgtgtgagacggacGGCAGGTCGGAGCTTTTGTTGGTTAGTTTCTGTTCGGAGCGACGATAAAGACACAAACTTCAC
This genomic stretch from Tachysurus fulvidraco isolate hzauxx_2018 chromosome 25, HZAU_PFXX_2.0, whole genome shotgun sequence harbors:
- the elp6 gene encoding elongator complex protein 6, producing MFAELNNILNTSPDDVTQRSFILLSDRKADASFLIHHYLSFYLKAGCKVCFIGLVQSFSHYSAVAQRLGINLVQAKEKGQLVFVEALKASAAVMLSESSDEVAQLFDYLRSPVPDLRALFEFVSSSLSQCEAEAGSSSSPVLIVDDLSVLLSLGVSVRAVLDFTHYCQASICSRLQGSVVTLVRCDDEEEEDEDESSSHLLQALSHQCTLSLRVEGLQTGYCRDIHGQVEIWWRGSGENVQSQRKIFQYKVHDKGASFFAPGTSSAVL